From Halobacillus sp. Marseille-Q1614, the proteins below share one genomic window:
- a CDS encoding DUF2759 family protein yields the protein MFTAILLLLVTILCVFAVFREIKTKNFFAVGFAALSALIFGWFSVMTIYANLFG from the coding sequence ATGTTTACAGCCATTCTTCTACTACTTGTTACGATTCTGTGCGTGTTTGCAGTATTTCGTGAAATTAAAACTAAAAATTTCTTTGCTGTAGGTTTTGCGGCATTGTCAGCTCTTATTTTCGGATGGTTCTCCGTAATGACAATTTATGCGAACTTATTCGGCTAA
- a CDS encoding DUF2626 domain-containing protein has protein sequence MDRTFRMLAFWTGIFAVMFYTGDMMEAAFLSLAQTAFFLTIGFLKLSERMYVYIFFSYLTVFMIGFTYYSSFILVPSFGGH, from the coding sequence ATGGATCGCACGTTTCGAATGCTGGCTTTTTGGACGGGTATCTTTGCTGTCATGTTCTACACGGGAGACATGATGGAAGCAGCATTTTTATCTCTTGCTCAAACGGCCTTTTTCCTTACAATTGGCTTTCTAAAGCTGTCTGAACGTATGTATGTATACATATTCTTCTCATACCTGACAGTGTTTATGATTGGTTTTACGTACTACTCATCTTTTATTCTCGTACCTTCATTTGGCGGGCACTAA
- a CDS encoding MBL fold metallo-hydrolase, with translation MLKISRLPLGPLGTNAYILSEQGKAIIVDPGGDFKKLKQWIEEKEVEVLAVLLTHAHFDHIGAVEEVRKAYNSPVYLHKAEHEWLTDSSLNGSAFFQMGEITAGPADYDLQPGPMELGPFTFEVRHTPGHSPGSVSLVFRNQRFTIGGDTLFQGGIGRTDLPGGSHKQLIDSINSQLLSLRNDMRIYPGHGSPTTIEAEKENNPFLR, from the coding sequence ATGTTGAAAATTTCCAGGCTTCCTTTAGGGCCATTAGGAACGAATGCTTATATTTTATCAGAACAAGGCAAAGCCATTATCGTTGATCCTGGCGGAGATTTCAAAAAGCTGAAGCAATGGATTGAGGAAAAAGAGGTGGAGGTGCTGGCGGTCCTACTAACTCATGCCCACTTTGACCATATTGGTGCAGTTGAGGAAGTGCGGAAAGCCTATAATTCACCTGTTTATCTGCACAAGGCGGAGCATGAATGGCTGACGGACAGTTCCTTAAATGGTTCCGCGTTTTTCCAAATGGGAGAAATTACAGCTGGCCCCGCTGATTATGACTTACAGCCAGGTCCAATGGAGTTAGGACCATTTACATTTGAAGTCCGTCATACGCCGGGACATTCACCTGGAAGTGTTTCTTTAGTTTTTAGGAACCAAAGGTTTACAATCGGAGGAGATACCCTTTTTCAGGGCGGCATTGGCCGTACAGACCTGCCGGGCGGAAGTCATAAACAGCTGATAGACAGTATTAACAGTCAGCTCCTCAGTTTAAGAAATGATATGAGAATTTATCCCGGACACGGAAGCCCGACAACAATAGAGGCAGAAAAAGAAAATAATCCTTTTCTGCGGTAA
- the fetB gene encoding iron export ABC transporter permease subunit FetB: MEPEISNQSLLFLIVFVLIPLSLSYLYQLGMSKDIVWSSIRGTIQLFAIGYLLTYLFDLPALVGIPIMISIMIIVAAFHARKKGKELPNVIWYLLFGLIVIEAGVLSMWLLFDMVQFVPSEVIPMSGMVIGNSMVAMGLALERMKNEFKENNGRLLAALSLGAKPKNASKLIVQKTLNAALIPNVDQLKTIGLVQLPGMMTGLILGGVEPVMAIKYQLVISLSIFSSVSISAMFITLAMYRYFFNENEQLLQTEEEIQAQSH; the protein is encoded by the coding sequence ATGGAACCGGAAATTTCAAACCAGTCATTATTATTTCTTATTGTTTTTGTATTAATTCCTTTATCGCTGTCATATTTGTATCAGCTTGGGATGAGCAAGGATATCGTTTGGTCTTCCATCAGGGGGACGATTCAGCTTTTTGCCATTGGATACTTACTCACTTATTTATTCGATCTGCCCGCACTAGTGGGCATTCCGATTATGATTAGTATTATGATTATCGTGGCTGCTTTTCACGCGCGAAAAAAGGGGAAAGAACTGCCGAATGTCATATGGTATTTATTATTCGGCCTGATTGTAATTGAAGCTGGGGTACTCAGCATGTGGCTTTTATTTGATATGGTCCAGTTTGTTCCGTCTGAAGTGATCCCAATGAGCGGTATGGTTATTGGAAACAGTATGGTTGCAATGGGGCTTGCTCTGGAGCGGATGAAAAATGAGTTCAAAGAAAATAATGGTCGCTTATTAGCTGCTCTTTCCTTAGGAGCCAAACCGAAGAATGCTTCCAAGCTGATCGTCCAAAAGACTTTAAATGCCGCACTGATTCCAAATGTCGATCAGTTAAAAACTATTGGGCTTGTTCAGCTGCCGGGTATGATGACCGGCTTAATTTTGGGTGGAGTAGAACCCGTGATGGCAATTAAATATCAGCTTGTCATATCATTGAGTATTTTTTCATCTGTTTCAATCAGCGCAATGTTTATTACCCTTGCTATGTATAGATATTTCTTTAACGAAAATGAACAGCTGCTTCAAACAGAAGAAGAAATTCAGGCACAATCACATTAA